A single genomic interval of Mycolicibacterium sp. MU0053 harbors:
- a CDS encoding DEAD/DEAH box helicase, translating into MIDRLDPLETSKEIEGSYKRYLKTLLAPRDERLAAAFDAEIDQSTLLTKGPILEMTPPYETGATCRQLIDEGVLHPDFARTDSASFSLDRPLYVHQETAVRKFVGGRNLVVSTGTGSGKTESFLIPIINSLIEESAQGTLGPGVRALLLYPMNALANDQLKRLRAVLAGVPEITFGRYTGETAEDVRAAETEFVQNNPGVRRLPNELLSRDEMRRTPPHLLLTNYAMLEYLLLRPADIDLFDGPHSGTWRFIVMDEAHVYDGAQGTEVALLMRRLKQRVAPKATLQCIATSASLTGSVRDDPRGEAMQFATNLFDAHFEYVDGDTGRQDLVEPVRKQHQLESNWRLTGDQLWALRKGSMQASEVAPPGVDLATALLREQSLVELKEALSSGPVDVRQLRDRIWPGDEQSAEKLDALVDVGSRVRDDRGHPVLSARYHLFVRATEGAFVSFNDGGPRIFLGRHEVDPDTGRAVFEFGTCTRCGAVHLAGDLEHRDSKDYFRPAKNADVSVSWLVLADDDGDIVVDEDELTLAEDDAKSAKSDPTTRRLCTGCGLLADAGTTACPSASCRGGQFLAVREHPRATRIMSRCTECGTQSRQGVRRLRTDVNAAPAVVTTALYQQLPEAADETADQVGGGRKLLMFSDSRQAAAFAAPYLDRTYTRMLERRYITQALADPAATGADLTVGELGLLTREKAQAAGHFAAKLGSIEITQAVNQWISGELMTLETRQSLEGLGLMRIALRPGTPVPLRGFTALGLTEEESWGLLNELIKTIRLQGAVTVLDRVDVKDERFAPRNTRVRMRSTGSDRARQIISWSPSGAAATNSRITFLRKVLAALSNDTPAERILEGCWKLLESGGFLAAEADRGVGGQVYQLDHSMLSTTNGADCQWYQCDTCRVLTAFSVREICPNSRCTGNLKPFDLPAPRDDANHYRVVYQSMNTAPLTAREHTAQWNAKEAATIQREFIGGKVNVLSCSTTFELGVDVGDLQSVVMRNMPPKTANYVQRAGRAGRRAASAALVVTYAKRAAHDLAQYQNPIGMIAGRMRIPWVPIDNERIARRHAHSIALAAYFRHCYEQRNEKWKTAGQFFSPTADGGASPASLVREYLSPVPAVLAEALRTALPQSVQTEIGVSDGSWVGPLVELLDSVEKELTKDVADIEERINASVKERKFWLSKRLEDTKNTITGRDLLGFLANRNILPKYGFPVDTVELSTLNAADPVGRRLELDRDLSLAIYDYAPGNEVVAGGKIWTSTGLKTRPGKELVRHQYRVCMTCNRFERGSVLEAADECPSCGEPFKPPRTLIVPEFGFIAASDTREVGSAPPQRRWRGGSYVETHGDEIGQHQWTGPGGLRVNARAGVRAWLAVVSDGGRDGFQLCEWCGWARVAERGGRRKKHNRPDNGRDCDGPLEKISLGHRYQSDIAEFTFDGIPYQSDQQSIWLSALYAMLEGASVALEISRDDIDGALSWTPDHRRSIALFDTVPGGAGAAKKIAENIGVVLESAYKRVTNCDCGEETSCYGCLRSYRNGRVHEELSRRAALQVIGGVVG; encoded by the coding sequence ATGATCGATCGGCTTGATCCGCTTGAGACTTCGAAGGAAATCGAGGGAAGTTACAAGAGGTATCTGAAGACGCTTCTCGCTCCTCGCGACGAGCGCCTAGCCGCCGCGTTCGACGCCGAGATCGACCAAAGCACCCTTTTAACCAAGGGGCCGATCTTGGAGATGACGCCGCCGTATGAAACCGGCGCGACATGCCGCCAACTTATCGACGAGGGCGTGCTTCATCCTGACTTTGCACGGACCGACAGCGCGTCATTTTCCCTCGACCGACCGCTATACGTTCACCAGGAGACGGCGGTCCGCAAGTTCGTCGGTGGTCGTAATCTTGTGGTCAGCACGGGCACCGGATCCGGCAAGACTGAGAGCTTCCTCATCCCGATCATCAACTCGTTGATCGAAGAGTCCGCCCAGGGGACGTTGGGGCCGGGCGTTCGAGCACTACTCCTGTACCCGATGAACGCCTTGGCCAACGACCAGTTGAAACGGCTGCGGGCGGTGCTTGCCGGTGTCCCGGAGATCACTTTCGGCCGCTACACCGGTGAAACAGCGGAGGATGTGCGTGCCGCCGAAACGGAGTTCGTTCAGAACAACCCAGGTGTTCGCCGGCTGCCCAATGAGCTGTTGAGCCGCGACGAAATGCGCAGGACGCCACCACATCTGCTACTGACGAACTACGCGATGCTTGAGTATTTGCTGTTGCGTCCGGCGGACATCGACCTGTTCGACGGGCCGCACTCGGGAACGTGGCGTTTCATTGTGATGGATGAGGCCCACGTGTACGACGGTGCACAGGGTACCGAGGTTGCGCTGCTGATGCGCCGGCTCAAGCAACGTGTTGCACCAAAGGCAACTCTTCAGTGCATCGCGACGTCGGCTTCGCTGACAGGGTCAGTGCGCGACGATCCCCGCGGTGAGGCAATGCAATTCGCCACCAACCTCTTCGATGCCCATTTTGAGTACGTCGACGGCGATACTGGCCGGCAGGACCTGGTCGAGCCGGTCCGCAAACAGCATCAGCTGGAATCGAATTGGCGCTTGACCGGTGACCAGTTGTGGGCCCTTCGAAAAGGTTCGATGCAGGCGAGTGAGGTGGCCCCGCCTGGAGTTGACCTGGCGACGGCATTGTTGCGTGAGCAGTCGCTGGTGGAGCTCAAGGAGGCGCTGAGTTCCGGTCCCGTGGATGTTCGGCAACTCCGCGACCGCATCTGGCCTGGTGACGAGCAGTCGGCCGAGAAGCTGGATGCGCTCGTCGATGTGGGTAGTCGTGTGCGGGACGACCGCGGACACCCCGTCCTGTCCGCCCGATATCACCTGTTTGTCCGGGCCACCGAGGGGGCTTTCGTCAGCTTCAACGACGGCGGTCCACGGATCTTCCTCGGACGCCACGAGGTGGACCCGGATACGGGTCGGGCAGTGTTCGAGTTCGGGACTTGCACCCGCTGCGGTGCCGTTCACCTGGCTGGCGATCTGGAACATCGTGACAGTAAGGACTACTTCCGGCCGGCGAAGAACGCGGATGTTTCGGTTAGTTGGTTGGTGCTTGCCGACGATGATGGCGACATCGTCGTTGACGAGGACGAACTCACCCTGGCAGAAGACGACGCGAAGTCGGCGAAAAGTGACCCCACCACGAGGCGGCTCTGCACAGGTTGCGGATTGCTCGCCGATGCCGGAACCACCGCGTGTCCGTCCGCGAGCTGCCGCGGCGGACAGTTCCTTGCGGTGCGCGAGCATCCGCGTGCTACCCGAATCATGAGTCGCTGCACCGAATGTGGCACACAGTCCAGGCAGGGTGTCCGGCGTCTACGAACGGATGTGAATGCGGCGCCGGCCGTCGTCACTACAGCGCTCTATCAGCAGCTTCCCGAGGCCGCCGATGAGACCGCCGACCAAGTCGGCGGAGGCCGCAAACTGCTGATGTTCTCCGATTCGCGCCAGGCGGCCGCATTCGCGGCCCCGTACCTGGATCGCACTTACACTCGGATGCTTGAACGTCGCTATATCACTCAGGCGCTGGCCGATCCCGCGGCAACGGGAGCCGATCTGACGGTCGGAGAGCTGGGTCTGCTCACCCGGGAAAAAGCCCAAGCAGCGGGACATTTTGCCGCCAAACTGGGCAGCATTGAGATCACCCAAGCGGTGAACCAGTGGATCTCCGGTGAGTTGATGACACTGGAGACCCGGCAATCGCTTGAGGGTCTCGGTCTGATGCGCATAGCCCTACGGCCGGGAACTCCGGTGCCATTGCGCGGCTTCACCGCACTAGGACTCACTGAGGAGGAATCATGGGGGTTATTGAACGAGCTCATCAAGACTATTCGGCTGCAGGGAGCGGTTACGGTCCTGGACCGCGTCGACGTCAAAGATGAGCGGTTCGCGCCCCGGAACACTCGGGTGCGGATGCGTTCCACCGGGTCTGACCGAGCTAGGCAGATCATCAGCTGGAGTCCGAGCGGCGCCGCGGCTACCAATAGCCGGATAACCTTCTTGAGAAAGGTACTAGCCGCGCTGTCTAACGACACACCCGCAGAGCGGATTCTTGAGGGCTGCTGGAAGCTGCTGGAGTCGGGTGGGTTTCTGGCCGCTGAGGCCGACCGCGGGGTTGGCGGTCAGGTTTACCAACTCGACCACAGCATGCTGTCGACCACCAATGGTGCGGACTGCCAGTGGTATCAGTGCGATACGTGCCGTGTCCTGACGGCATTTTCGGTGCGCGAAATCTGTCCTAACAGCAGGTGCACCGGCAACCTCAAGCCGTTCGATCTGCCGGCGCCCCGGGACGACGCGAACCACTACCGCGTGGTCTATCAATCGATGAATACTGCACCGCTGACGGCACGCGAACACACTGCGCAATGGAACGCCAAGGAAGCAGCCACAATTCAACGTGAGTTCATCGGCGGCAAGGTCAATGTGCTGTCTTGCTCGACGACGTTCGAGCTCGGAGTGGACGTCGGCGACCTCCAGTCAGTGGTCATGCGCAACATGCCACCAAAGACCGCCAACTATGTGCAACGCGCCGGTCGAGCCGGCAGACGAGCAGCCTCCGCTGCGTTGGTGGTCACCTACGCCAAGCGGGCGGCCCACGATCTTGCGCAATACCAAAACCCGATAGGGATGATCGCCGGCCGCATGCGCATCCCGTGGGTTCCGATCGACAATGAGCGCATCGCCCGCAGGCATGCGCATTCCATTGCGCTGGCAGCCTACTTCAGGCACTGCTATGAGCAGCGTAACGAGAAGTGGAAGACTGCAGGTCAGTTTTTCTCACCTACCGCAGATGGTGGAGCATCGCCGGCAAGCCTTGTACGTGAATACCTTTCGCCTGTCCCGGCGGTGTTGGCGGAGGCGCTGCGTACCGCTTTGCCGCAGAGCGTTCAGACCGAGATAGGGGTCTCCGACGGTAGCTGGGTTGGGCCGCTGGTCGAGTTGCTCGACTCCGTCGAGAAGGAGCTGACCAAGGATGTCGCCGATATTGAAGAACGCATCAACGCGTCCGTTAAGGAACGAAAGTTCTGGCTGAGCAAGCGACTTGAGGACACAAAGAACACGATCACCGGTCGGGACCTGCTGGGTTTCCTGGCGAACCGAAATATTCTTCCGAAGTATGGGTTCCCGGTAGACACTGTCGAGCTCAGCACGCTTAATGCCGCCGACCCAGTGGGCCGACGCTTGGAGCTGGACCGGGATCTCAGCCTCGCGATTTACGATTATGCGCCCGGAAACGAGGTGGTGGCCGGAGGCAAGATCTGGACGTCAACTGGGTTGAAGACGCGTCCCGGTAAGGAACTCGTTCGCCACCAGTACCGGGTCTGCATGACTTGTAACCGGTTTGAGCGGGGCAGCGTCCTGGAGGCGGCGGACGAGTGTCCCAGCTGCGGGGAGCCCTTTAAACCTCCGAGGACGCTCATTGTGCCGGAGTTCGGTTTCATCGCAGCTAGCGATACGCGCGAGGTTGGTAGCGCGCCTCCGCAACGACGTTGGCGCGGCGGGAGTTACGTGGAGACCCACGGCGATGAGATCGGTCAACACCAGTGGACTGGGCCGGGCGGGTTGCGGGTGAACGCACGTGCGGGAGTTCGTGCGTGGCTAGCGGTCGTTTCTGACGGCGGACGTGACGGTTTCCAATTGTGTGAGTGGTGCGGCTGGGCCCGTGTCGCGGAGCGTGGCGGGCGGCGAAAGAAGCACAATCGACCGGATAACGGGCGGGACTGCGATGGCCCGCTGGAGAAAATCTCCCTCGGGCACCGGTACCAGTCCGATATCGCGGAGTTCACCTTTGACGGCATACCGTACCAGAGCGACCAACAATCGATCTGGCTATCTGCCCTGTACGCAATGCTTGAAGGAGCGTCGGTTGCACTAGAAATCAGCCGGGACGACATCGACGGTGCGTTGTCGTGGACCCCAGACCATCGCCGCAGCATCGCGCTGTTTGACACGGTGCCAGGAGGGGCCGGCGCAGCGAAGAAGATCGCCGAGAACATCGGCGTGGTCCTCGAGTCGGCCTACAAGCGGGTGACGAACTGCGACTGCGGCGAGGAAACCTCGTGCTACGGGTGTCTTCGCTCGTATCGAAATGGGCGCGTTCATGAGGAGCTGTCACGTCGCGCGGCGTTGCAAGTGATTGGTGGGGTGGTGGGGTGA
- a CDS encoding BrxE family protein → MTEAIRLVLGIARLGEQGLRGWWRSHGLGKGGQYVLSTAFPRTAKSAALELDIVSAARRHDDLLGRQTALHLFSSAFPFRRWAEAWLAEQKTLAPDALFDVLVSWDLENALTSLRDWAGDAPVGEPIGEGLLLGQLTDEELMNDESSLTYAKLLAAAYLAQDSNLRPPYFDLKH, encoded by the coding sequence GTGACTGAGGCAATCCGGCTGGTTCTCGGTATTGCGCGCCTCGGCGAGCAGGGCCTTAGGGGTTGGTGGCGCTCGCATGGCCTCGGAAAGGGCGGCCAGTACGTGCTCTCGACCGCTTTTCCACGAACCGCCAAGTCAGCGGCGCTTGAGCTTGACATCGTGTCCGCCGCGCGGCGGCACGACGATCTCCTCGGACGGCAGACCGCTTTGCACCTCTTCTCGAGCGCATTTCCTTTTCGACGCTGGGCGGAGGCGTGGCTCGCCGAGCAGAAGACGCTGGCGCCCGATGCGCTGTTTGATGTACTGGTGAGCTGGGATCTTGAAAATGCCCTGACTTCCTTACGAGATTGGGCAGGCGACGCGCCAGTTGGTGAACCAATTGGCGAGGGATTGCTTCTTGGACAGCTGACCGATGAAGAACTTATGAATGACGAATCTTCGCTCACTTACGCAAAGTTGCTTGCTGCGGCATACCTCGCTCAAGACTCGAACCTTCGACCGCCGTACTTCGACCTCAAGCATTGA
- a CDS encoding BrxA family protein has protein sequence MFTVNIQKGGAMLDDTRHLAEVWDDDLDAAQNLSRIAAGNLLGKSSRKRSDDVLLRILSPRFVAPGPDVLRAVRGLRDDPRAFREACYYETARDETLLAAFAEGPVFDWYSAGRIGVSIDDAKQWLEALTKDGSLPVWTDTVRTKVARGLLAAMRDFGILKGAVHKEFNTPGMTPKGFAYVAFREHQQQVSARALLESPIWRRWLLDDIWISDLLTQVDRLGLLHYSRAGSAVRIDWKASDLQEVVNVPA, from the coding sequence ATGTTTACCGTCAACATTCAAAAGGGCGGAGCGATGCTCGATGACACCCGCCACCTCGCAGAAGTGTGGGATGACGACCTTGATGCCGCCCAGAACTTGAGTCGGATCGCGGCAGGAAACCTGCTCGGTAAGTCGTCACGGAAGCGATCAGACGACGTGCTGCTCCGGATATTGTCGCCGCGATTCGTTGCACCCGGCCCAGACGTGTTGCGGGCCGTACGCGGGCTTCGTGACGACCCCAGGGCCTTCCGAGAAGCGTGTTACTACGAGACCGCCCGTGACGAAACACTCCTGGCGGCGTTTGCCGAGGGTCCAGTCTTCGACTGGTACAGCGCAGGCCGAATAGGTGTCAGTATCGACGACGCAAAACAGTGGCTGGAAGCGCTCACCAAAGACGGAAGTCTTCCGGTGTGGACCGACACTGTCCGCACGAAGGTTGCACGCGGGTTACTTGCTGCAATGCGGGACTTCGGAATACTCAAAGGTGCCGTACATAAGGAGTTCAACACGCCTGGTATGACACCAAAGGGCTTCGCCTACGTGGCTTTCCGTGAGCATCAGCAGCAAGTTTCTGCGCGGGCACTTCTTGAGAGCCCGATTTGGCGTCGGTGGCTTTTGGACGACATATGGATCAGCGACCTGCTCACACAGGTAGACCGACTGGGACTTCTTCACTATTCGCGTGCCGGCTCTGCGGTTCGTATCGACTGGAAAGCTTCGGATCTTCAGGAGGTAGTCAATGTCCCTGCCTGA
- a CDS encoding BREX protein BrxB domain-containing protein, with amino-acid sequence MSLPEPLLGIGKRVVEHFDDGGDPPFQLYVYKPTAEWEVRAELEDLRLWFGAAGRNVNVAAVSLARLFWAALEDAGWLESVITAERDAGGDPEALSEVYASVGEVLRDEPSLPDRVRAELADVDDRTAVFLYRAGSLYPAYRTSSLLDDLRTDLKLPVTLLYPGKVVGEFGLSFMSCCEPAYGYRARIVPRGDTE; translated from the coding sequence ATGTCCCTGCCTGAACCGCTTCTCGGCATCGGTAAACGTGTTGTGGAGCATTTCGATGACGGTGGGGATCCGCCGTTTCAGCTGTACGTGTACAAACCCACAGCCGAATGGGAGGTTCGGGCAGAACTGGAAGACCTCCGTCTTTGGTTCGGCGCTGCAGGCCGCAACGTGAACGTCGCGGCCGTGTCGCTGGCCCGCCTGTTCTGGGCAGCGTTGGAGGATGCCGGCTGGTTGGAGTCAGTGATCACAGCTGAACGAGACGCCGGCGGGGACCCGGAGGCGCTCTCGGAGGTTTACGCGTCAGTGGGAGAAGTCCTTCGAGACGAGCCAAGCCTGCCCGACCGTGTCAGAGCCGAACTGGCGGATGTCGATGATCGGACCGCAGTGTTTTTGTATCGCGCTGGATCCCTTTACCCCGCCTACCGAACGTCTTCGTTGCTCGATGATCTGCGGACAGATCTGAAGCTTCCGGTGACACTTCTGTACCCCGGCAAGGTAGTCGGTGAGTTTGGACTCAGCTTCATGAGTTGTTGCGAGCCTGCCTACGGATACCGCGCACGAATCGTTCCCCGAGGAGACACCGAATGA